The following proteins are encoded in a genomic region of Alnus glutinosa chromosome 8, dhAlnGlut1.1, whole genome shotgun sequence:
- the LOC133875057 gene encoding uncharacterized protein LOC133875057: MLRLICIKLPKQLKHKALSLTHGHFFSTSSVKSIAELPNSKDPQLLTVSFLQNSCGLSLEPAISASKKLKIENTKNPNSVLDLLRTHGLTQTHIRNLISSRPRLLLADLDNTLKPNMELFESLGFSSTSLAKMLIKYPTVLESDAYTVVEFFRARGFRDEQISTLTMKRPEFYLYDAHKILKPKFEFFKSLGLSDLEITKLLSTKPSILARSLEKQIIPCVQELRRILGTEENVLKAIKAGCGRGLIEANVEKVLKPNLSLLINHGVPHSLALKLLLLRSNPLLMSTYRFSEIVSEVMKLGFDPNNLQFVIAIHSMAMSKTLWERKVEAFKSFGLSKDEIYSAFKRQPLFMLVSEKKIQKSMGFFVNKVKMKPSLIPKNHYLLLYSLEKRIIPRCSVLQLLISKRLIKENTNIFHAIRMSENKFVEKLVSKYQNEVPDVVRAHQGKIEFQGFPIDLKM, from the coding sequence ATGCTTCGTTTAATTTGCATAAAACTGCCCAAACAATTGAAGCACAAAGCTTTATCCCTTACCCATGGCCACTTCTTCTCAACCTCCTCTGTCAAATCCATCGCAGAGCTCCCTAATTCCAAGGACCCACAACTTCTAACAGTTTCCTTCCTCCAAAACTCATGTGGGTTATCCTTGGAACCAGCCATTTCAGCTTCCAAGAAGCTCAAGATTGAGAACACAAAGAATCCCAACTCAGTTCTGGACCTGTTGAGAACTCACGGTTTAACTCAGACCCACATCAGAAACTTAATTAGCAGTCGTCCACGATTGCTATTGGCTGATTTAGACAATACCCTTAAGCCCAACATGGAGTTGTTTGAATCCTTGGGGTTTTCTAGCACTAGCCTCGCCAAAATGCTTATCAAATACCCAACTGTGCTTGAAAGTGATGCATACACTGTGGTTGAGTTCTTTAGAGCACGTGGTTTCAGAGATGAGCAAATATCAACTTTGACCATGAAGCGTCCGGAATTCTATTTATATGATGCGCACAAGATCTTGAAGCCAAAGTTTGAGTTTTTCAAATCTTTGGGCTTGTCGGATCTTGAAATTACAAAGCTTTTATCCACGAAGCCTTCTATTCTAGCAAGGAGCCTCGAAAAGCAAATCATTCCTTGTGTTCAAGAGCTTAGGCGGATTCTTGGCACTGAGGAGAATGTCTTAAAGGCTATAAAGGCAGGCTGCGGCCGCGGGTTAATTGAAGCAAATGTGGAAAAAGTGCTCAAGCCCAACTTGTCGTTGTTGATAAACCATGGTGTGCCCCATTCATTAGCTTTGAAACTGTTGCTTTTAAGATCAAATCCACTGCTCATGTCCACTTATCGGTTTAGTGAGATTGTTAGTGAAGTTATGAAATTGGGTTTTGATCCCAATAATCTGCAATTTGTTATAGCCATCCATTCCATGGCAATGAGTAAGACACTGTGGGAGCGAAAGGTGGAAGCTTTTAAAAGTTTTGGTTTGTCAAAGGATGAGATCTATTCAGCATTTAAAAGGCAGCCATTGTTTATGCTTGTTTCAGAGAAGAAGATCCAGAAATCGATGGGTTTCTTTGTGAACAAAGTAAAGATGAAGCCTTCGCTAATTCCCAAGAATCATTATCTTTTACTGTATAGCTTGGAAAAGAGGATTATTCCGAGGTGTTCAGTTCTGCAACTTTTGATTTCAAAGAGGTTGATCAAGGAAAATACTAACATTTTTCATGCAATCAGAATGAGTGAGAACAAATTCGTGGAGAAGTTAGTGAGCAAGTATCAAAATGAGGTCCCTGATGTTGTTAGAGCGCACCAAGGGAAGATAGAATTTCAAGGTTTCCCcattgatttgaaaatgtga
- the LOC133875055 gene encoding uncharacterized protein LOC133875055 isoform X1, producing the protein MLGWDKNQKEDEENASSSSIASHTISKSQPRQLKHKVSSLTHGHFFSTSSAKPIAELPNSKDPQSLTVSFLQNSCGLSLESAISASQKLNIDNPKNPNSVLDLLSTHGLTQTHIRNLISSRPLLLLADLENTLKPNMELFESLGFSGTSLAKMLSRDQRVLESDAYTVVEFFRARGFRDEQISTLTMKRPLLYLLNAHKIFKPKLDFFKSLGLSDLEIAKLLSTAPYILERSLENQIIPCVQELRRILGNDENVLKAIKACCSMVGFNVEVVQPNISMLISHGVPESLVLKMFLIQPKFLLVRTYRFSEIVSDVMKLGFDPNSLLFVWAIRVMAVMSKTLWEQKVEAYKKFGLSKDEIYSAFKRQPLFMTVSEKKIQKSMGFFVNKVKMKPSLIPKNHYLLLYSLEKRIIPRCSVLQLLISKRLIKEDTSIFRAIRMSENKFMEKLVSKYQNEVPDVVRAHQGKIEFQGFHIDLKM; encoded by the exons ATGCTTGGGTGGGACAAAAACCAGAAAGAGGATGAAGAAAATGCTTCGAGCAGTTCAATAGCATCACATACCATCTCCAAGTCTCAACCCAG ACAATTGAAGCACAAAGTTTCATCCCTTACCCATGGCCACTTCTTCTCAACCTCCTCTGCCAAACCCATCGCAGAACTCCCTAATTCCAAGGACCCACAATCTCTGACAGTCTCCTTCCTCCAAAACTCATGCGGGTTGTCCTTGGAATCAGCCATTTCAGCTTCCCAGAAGCTCAACATTGACAACCCAAAGAACCCCAACTCAGTTCTGGACCTGTTGAGCACTCACGGTTTGACTCAGACCCACATCAGAAATCTAATTAGCAGTCGTCCATTATTGCTTTTGGCTGATTTAGAGAATACCCTTAAGCCCAACATGGAGTTGTTTGAATCCTTGGGGTTCTCTGGCACTAGCCTTGCTAAAATGCTTAGCAGAGACCAACGTGTGCTTGAAAGTGATGCATACACTGTGGTTGAGTTCTTTAGAGCACGTGGTTTCAGAGATGAGCAAATATCAACTTTGACCATGAAGCGTCCACTATTGTATTTACTCAATGCACACAAGATCTTTAAGCCAAAGTTGGATTTTTTCAAATCTTTGGGTTTGTCGGATCTTGAAATTGCAAAGCTTTTATCCACGGCGCCTTATATTCTAGAAAGAAGCCTCGAAAACCAAATCATTCCTTGTGTCCAAGAGCTTAGGCGGATTCTTGGCAATGATGAGAATGTCTTAAAGGCTATAAAGGCATGCTGCTCTATGGTTGGATTTAATGTGGAAGTAGTACAGCCCAACATATCGATGTTGATAAGCCATGGTGTACCCGAGTCATTAGTTTTGAAAATGTTCTTGATTCAGCCAAAGTTTCTACTTGTGAGGACTTATCGGTTTAGTGAGATTGTTAGTGACGTAATGAAATTGGGTTTTGATCCCAATAGTCTGCTATTTGTTTGGGCCATCCGTGTGATGGCAGTAATGAGTAAGACACTGTGGGAGCAAAAGGTGGAAGCTTATAAAAAATTTGGTTTGTCAAAGGATGAGATCTATTCAGCATTCAAAAGGCAGCCCTTGTTTATGACTGTTTCAGAGAAGAAGATCCAGAAATCGATGGGTTTCTTTGTGAACAAAGTGAAGATGAAGCCTTCGCTAATTCCCAAGAATCATTATCTTCTACTGTATAGCTTGGAGAAGAGGATTATTCCGAGGTGTTCAGTTCTGCAACTTTTGATTTCAAAGAGGTTGATCAAGGAAGATACTAGCATTTTTCGTGCAATCAGAATGAGCGAGAACAAATTCATGGAGAAGTTAGTGAGCAAGTATCAAAATGAGGTCCCTGATGTTGTTAGAGCGCACCAAGGGAAGATAGAATTTCAAGGGTTCCAcattgatttgaaaatgtga
- the LOC133875055 gene encoding uncharacterized protein LOC133875055 isoform X2, whose protein sequence is MNKLYFSQTNQMLRLICIKLPRQLKHKVSSLTHGHFFSTSSAKPIAELPNSKDPQSLTVSFLQNSCGLSLESAISASQKLNIDNPKNPNSVLDLLRTHGLTQTHIRNLISSRPLLLLADLENILKPNMELFESLGFSCASLGKMLSRDPRVLESDAYTVVEFFRAHGFSDDQISTLTMKRPLLYLFNAHKTFKPKLEFFKSLGLSDLEIAKILSTQPPILARSLEKQIIPCVQELRRILGTEENVLKAIKAGYGLIEANVEKVLKPNLSMLISHGVPHSLALKLFFLRPNPLLMSTYRFSEIVSEVMKFGFDPNNLQFVLAIRSMAMSKTLWKRKVEAYRGFGLSKDEIYSAFIRHPLFMAVSEKKIKISMGFFVNKLKMKPLLISKNPNLLLLSLEKRIIPRCSVLQLLMSKGLIKADTSLVYVWRMTEKYFVEKLVCKYKSDVPDVVRAHQGKIEFQGFSIDLKM, encoded by the coding sequence ATGAACAagctttatttttctcaaacaaATCAAATGCTTCGTTTAATTTGCATAAAACTGCCCAGACAATTGAAGCACAAAGTTTCATCCCTTACCCATGGCCACTTCTTCTCAACCTCCTCTGCCAAACCCATCGCAGAACTCCCTAATTCCAAGGACCCACAATCTCTAACAGTCTCCTTCCTCCAAAACTCATGTGGGTTGTCCTTGGAATCAGCCATTTCAGCTTCCCAGAAGCTCAACATTGACAACCCAAAGAACCCCAACTCAGTTCTGGACCTGTTGAGAACTCACGGTTTGACTCAGACCCACATCAGAAATTTAATTAGCAGTCGTCCACTATTGCTTTTGGCTGATTTAGAGAATATCCTTAAGCCCAACATGGAGTTGTTTGAATCCTTGGGTTTTTCTTGCGCTAGCCTTGGGAAAATGCTTAGCAGAGACCCACGTGTGCTTGAAAGTGATGCATACACTGTTGTTGAGTTCTTTAGAGCTCATGGTTTCAGTGATGACCAAATATCAACTTTGACCATGAAGCGTCCACTATTGTATTTATTCAATGCACACAAGACCTTTAAGCCAAAGTTGGAGTTTTTCAAATCTTTGGGTTTGTCGGATCttgaaattgcaaagattttATCCACGCAGCCTCCTATTCTAGCAAGGAGCCTCGAAAAGCAAATCATTCCTTGTGTTCAAGAGCTTAGGCGGATTCTTGGCACTGAGGAGAATGTCTTAAAGGCTATAAAGGCAGGCTACGGGTTAATTGAAGCAAATGTGGAAAAAGTGCTCAAGCCCAACTTGTCGATGTTGATAAGCCATGGTGTGCCCCATTCATTAGCTTTGAAACTGTTCTTTTTAAGACCAAATCCACTGCTCATGTCGACTTATCGGTTTAGTGAGATTGTTAGTGAAGTTATGAAATTCGGTTTTGATCCCAATAACCTGCAATTTGTTTTGGCCATCCGTTCCATGGCAATGAGTAAGACACTGTGGAAGCGAAAGGTGGAAGCTTATAGAGGTTTTGGTTTGTCAAAGGATGAGATCTATTCAGCATTCATAAGGCATCCACTGTTCATGGCTGTGTCAGAGAAGAAGATCAAGATATCGATGGGTTTCTTTGTGAACAAACTGAAGATGAAGCCTTTGCTGATTTCCAAGAATCCTAATCTTCTATTGCTTAGCTTGGAGAAAAGGATTATTCCGAGGTGTTCAGTTTTGCAACTTTTGATGTCAAAGGGGTTGATTAAGGCAGATACTAGCCTTGTTTATGTGTGGAGAATGACTGAGAAATATTTTGTGGAGAAGTTAGTGTGCAAGTATAAGAGTGATGTTCCTGATGTTGTTAGAGCACACCAAGGCAAGATAGAATTTCAAGGGTTCTCcattgatttgaaaatgtga
- the LOC133875552 gene encoding uncharacterized protein LOC133875552 produces the protein MLRLFCYKLPQQLRRKASPLSHGNLFSTSTLKTISKCPNSKDPQSLTVSFLQTSCGLSLESAISASQKLSIDNPKNPNSVLDLLRAHGLTQTHIRNLISSRPLLLLADLENTLKPNMKLFESLGFSSTSLAKMLGRDPRVLESDAYTVVEFFRAHGFSDDQISTLTMKRPLLYFLNAHKIFKPKLEFFKSLGLSNLEIAKLLSTAPYILERSLENQIIPCVQELRRILGTDENVVKAIKACCSMVGFNVEVVQPNMSMLISHGVPESLVLKMFLIQPKFLLVRTYRFSEIVSDVMKLGFDPNSLLFVWAIRVMAVMSKTLWEQKVEAYKKFGLSRDEIYSAFKRQPLFMTVSEKKIQKSMGFFVNKVKMKPSLIPKNQYLLLYSLEKRIIPRCSVLQLLISKRLIKENTSIFRAIRMSENKFVEKLVSKYQNEAPDVVRAHQGKIEFQGFPIDLKM, from the coding sequence ATGCTTCGTTTATTTTGCTACAAACTGCCCCAACAATTAAGGCGTAAAGCTTCGCCGCTTAGCCATGGCAACTTGTTCTCAACCTCCACTCTAAAAACCATTTCAAAATGCCCTAATTCCAAGGACCCACAATCTCTGACAGTCTCCTTCCTGCAAACCTCATGCGGTTTGTCCTTGGAATCAGCTATTTCAGCTTCCCAGAAGCTCAGCATTGACAACCCAAAGAACCCCAACTCAGTTCTGGACCTGTTGAGAGCTCACGGTTTGACTCAGACCCACATCAGAAATCTAATTAGCAGTCGTCCACTATTGCTTTTGGCTGATTTAGAGAATACCCTTAAGCCCAACATGAAGTTGTTTGAATCCTTGGGGTTCTCTAGCACTAGCCTTGCGAAAATGCTTGGCAGAGACCCACGTGTGCTTGAAAGTGATGCATACACTGTTGTTGAGTTTTTTAGAGCTCATGGTTTCAGTGATGACCAAATATCAACTTTGACCATGAAGCGTCCACTACTGTATTTTCTCAATGCACACAAGATCTTTAAGCCAAAGTTGGAGTTTTTCAAATCTTTGGGTTTGTCGAATCTTGAAATTGCAAAGCTTTTATCCACGGCGCCTTATATTCTAGAAAGAAGCCTCGAAAACCAAATCATTCCTTGTGTCCAAGAGCTTAGGCGGATTCTTGGCACTGATGAGAATGTCGTAAAGGCTATAAAGGCATGCTGCTCTATGGTTGGATTTAATGTGGAAGTAGTACAGCCCAACATGTCGATGTTGATAAGCCATGGTGTACCCGAGTCATTAGTTTTGAAAATGTTCTTGATTCAGCCAAAGTTTCTACTTGTGAGGACTTATCGGTTTAGTGAGATTGTTAGTGACGTAATGAAATTGGGTTTTGATCCCAATAGTCTGCTATTTGTTTGGGCCATCCGTGTGATGGCAGTAATGAGTAAGACACTGTGGGAGCAAAAGGTGGAAGCTTATAAAAAATTTGGTTTGTCAAGGGATGAGATCTATTCAGCATTCAAAAGGCAGCCATTGTTTATGACTGTTTCAGAGAAGAAGATCCAGAAATCGATGGGTTTCTTTGTGAACAAAGTGAAGATGAAGCCTTCGCTAATTCCCAAGAATCAATATCTTCTACTGTATAGCTTGGAGAAGAGGATTATTCCGAGGTGTTCGGTTCTGCAACTTTTGATTTCAAAGAGGTTGATCAAGGAAAATACTAGCATTTTTCGTGCAATCAGAATGAGTGAGAACAAATTCGTGGAGAAGTTAGTGAGCAAGTATCAAAATGAGGCCCCTGATGTTGTTAGAGCGCACCAAGGGAAGATAGAATTTCAAGGGTTCCCcattgatttgaaaatgtga
- the LOC133875109 gene encoding uncharacterized protein LOC133875109 encodes MNKLYFSQTNQMLRLIYIKLPKQLKHKASSLTHGHFFSTSSAKPIAELPNSNDPQSPTVSFLQNSCGLSLESAISASQKLNIENLKNPNSVLGLLRTHGLTQTHIRNLISSRPRLLLADLDNTLKPNMELFESLGISSTSLAKMLSNNPHVLPRVLESDAYTVVEFFRAHGFRNEQISTLTMKRPTLYLLNPHKILKPKFEFFKSLGLSGPEIAKLLSTQPTILARSLEKQIIPCVQELRQILGTDENVLKAIKAGYGIIEVNVEKVLKPNMSMLISRGVPQSLALKLFFLGPKSLLMTTCRFSEIVSEVMKLGFDPNKLQFVIAIRSMAMSKTLWEQKVETYRSFGLSKVEIYSAFKRKPLFMAVSEKKIKKSMGFFVNKLKIKPSLISKNPILIRFSLEKRIIPRCSVLQLLISKRLIKEDTSIFQAVIMSENKFVEKLVSKYQNEVPDVVMAHQGKIEFQGFPIDLKQ; translated from the coding sequence ATGAACAagctttatttttctcaaacaaATCAAATGCTTCGTTTAATTTACATAAAACTGCCCAAACAATTGAAGCACAAAGCTTCATCCCTTACCCATGGCCACTTCTTCTCAACCTCCTCTGCCAAACCCATCGCGGAACTCCCTAATTCCAACGACCCACAATCTCCAACAGTCTCCTTCCTCCAGAACTCATGTGGGTTGTCCTTGGAATCAGCCATTTCAGCTTCCCAGAAGCTCAACATTGAGAACCTGAAGAACCCCAACTCAGTTCTTGGCCTGTTGAGAACTCACGGTTTGACTCAGACCCACATCAGAAACTTAATTAGCAGTCGTCCACGATTGCTATTGGCTGATTTAGACAATACCCTTAAGCCCAACATGGAGTTGTTTGAATCCCTGGGGATTTCTAGCACCAGCCTTGCCAAAATGCTTAGCAACAACCCACATGTGCTTCCACGTGTGCTTGAAAGTGATGCATACACTGTGGTTGAGTTCTTTAGAGCTCATGGTTTCAGAAACGAGCAAATATCAACTTTGACCATGAAGCGCCCAACATTGTATTTACTCAATCCGCACAAGATCTTGAAGCCAAAGTTTGAGTTTTTCAAATCTTTGGGCTTGTCCGGTCCTGAAATTGCAAAGCTTTTATCCACGCAGCCTACCATTCTAGCAAGGAGCCTCGAAAAGCAAattattccttgtgttcaagaGCTTAGGCAGATTCTTGGCACTGATGAGAATGTATTAAAGGCTATAAAGGCAGGCTACGGGATAATTGAAGTGAATGTAGAAAAAGTGCTCAAGCCCAACATGTCGATGTTGATAAGCCGTGGTGTGCCCCAGTCATTAGCTTTGAAACTGTTCTTTTTAGGACCAAAATCACTGCTTATGACTACCTGTAGATTTAGTGAAATTGTTAGTGAAGTTATGAAATTGGGTTTTGATCCCAATAAACTGCAATTTGTTATAGCCATCCGTTCCATGGCAATGAGTAAAACACTGTGGGAGCAAAAGGTGGAAACTTATAGAAGTTTTGGTTTGTCAAAGGTTGAGATCTATTCAGCATTCAAAAGAAAACCATTGTTTATGGCCGTTTCAGAGAAGAAGATCAAGAAATCGATGGGTTTCTTTGTGAACAAACTGAAGATTAAGCCTTCTCTAATTTCCAAGAATCCTATTCTTATACGGTTTAGCTTGGAGAAGAGAATCATTCCGAGGTGTTCAGTTCTGCAACTTCTGATTTCAAAGAGGTTGATCAAGGAAGATACTAGCATTTTTCAAGCAGTCATTATGAGTGAGAACAAATTCGTGGAGAAGTTAGTGAGCAAGTATCAAAATGAGGTACCTGATGTTGTTATGGCGCACCAAGGGAAGATAGAATTTCAAGGGTTCCCCATTGATTTGAAACAGTGA
- the LOC133874503 gene encoding uncharacterized protein LOC133874503 produces the protein MLRLFCNKLPQQLRRKASPLSHGKLFSTFTLKTISKLPNSKDPQSLTVSFLQNSCGLSLESAISASQKLNIDNPKNPNSVLDLLRTHGLTQTHIRNLISSRSLLLLADLENTLKPNMKLFESLGFSGTSLAKMLSRDPRVLESDAYTVVEFFRAHGFSDDQISTLTMKRPLLYFLNAHKIFKPKLEFFKSLGLSNLEIAKLLSTAPYILERSLENQIIPCVQELRRILGTDENVLKAIKACCSIVGFNVEVVQPNISMLISHGVPESLVLKMFLIQPKLLLVRTYRFSEIVSDVMKLGFDPNSLLFVSAIRVMAVMSKTLWEQKVEAYKSFGLSKDEIYSTFKRQPLFMIVSEMKIKKLMAFFVNKLKMKPLLISKNPNLLLLSLEKRIIPRCSVLQLLMSKGLIKADTNLVRVWRMTEKKFVEKLVCKYQNEVPDVVRAHQGKIEFHGFSIDLKM, from the coding sequence ATGCTTCGTTTATTTTGCAACAAACTGCCCCAACAATTAAGGCGTAAAGCTTCGCCGCTTAGCCATGGCAAATTGTTCTCAACCTTCACTCTAAAAACCATTTCAAAACTCCCTAATTCCAAGGACCCACAATCTCTGACAGTCTCCTTCCTCCAAAACTCATGCGGGTTGTCCTTGGAATCAGCCATTTCAGCTTCCCAGAAGCTCAACATTGACAACCCAAAGAACCCCAACTCAGTTCTGGACCTGTTGAGAACTCACGGTTTGACTCAGACCCACATCAGAAATCTAATTAGCAGTCGTTCACTATTGCTTTTGGCTGATTTAGAGAATACCCTTAAGCCCAACATGAAGTTGTTTGAATCCTTGGGGTTCTCTGGCACTAGCCTTGCGAAAATGCTTAGCAGAGACCCACGTGTGCTTGAAAGTGATGCATACACTGTTGTTGAGTTTTTTAGAGCTCATGGTTTCAGTGATGACCAAATATCAACTTTGACCATGAAGCGTCCACTATTGTATTTTCTCAATGCACACAAGATCTTTAAGCCAAAGTTGGAGTTTTTCAAATCTCTGGGTTTGTCGAATCTTGAAATTGCGAAGCTTTTATCCACGGCGCCTTATATTCTAGAAAGAAGCCTCGAAAACCAAATCATTCCTTGTGTCCAAGAGCTTAGGCGGATTCTTGGCACTGATGAGAATGTCTTAAAGGCTATTAAGGCATGCTGCTCTATAGTTGGATTTAATGTGGAAGTAGTACAGCCCAACATTTCGATGTTGATAAGCCATGGTGTACCCGAGTCATTAGTTTTGAAAATGTTCTTGATTCAGCCAAAGTTGCTACTTGTGAGGACTTATCGGTTTAGTGAGATTGTTAGTGACGTAATGAAATTGGGTTTTGATCCCAATAGTCTGCTATTTGTTTCGGCCATCCGTGTGATGGCAGTAATGAGTAAGACACTGTGGGAGCAAAAGGTGGAAGCTTATAAAAGTTTTGGTTTGTCAAAGGATGAGATCTATTCAACATTCAAAAGGCAGCCATTGTTTATGATTGTTTCTGAGATGAAGATCAAGAAATTGATGGCTTTCTTTGTGAACAAACTGAAGATGAAGCCTTTGCTGATTTCCAAGAATCCTAATCTTTTACTCCTTAGCTTGGAGAAAAGGATTATTCCGAGGTGTTCAGTTTTGCAACTTTTGATGTCAAAGGGGTTGATTAAGGCAGATACTAACCTTGTTCGTGTGTGGAGAATGACTGAGAAAAAATTTGTGGAGAAGTTAGTGTGCAAGTATCAGAATGAGGTTCCTGATGTTGTTAGAGCACACCAAGGCAAGATAGAATTTCATGGGTTCTCcattgatttgaaaatgtga